The genomic stretch ATGTTTTTTGTGAGAGAATCAGAAGATTTCGATAGTTATCTGGAACGGCAGTTAGAAAAGCTTCAAACCGATTATCTGGACATTTATCTTTTCCACCGCATGACCAAAGGTCAATTTGAAAAGCTGAAAGACTTGCAATTGATGGACAAAATGATAGAGGCAAAAGAAAGAGGAAAAATAAGATATATTGGATTCTCATTCCATGATACACTTCCAGTTTTCAAAGAGGTAGTGGATTATTACAACTGGGATGTTGTTCAAATCCAATACAATTACATGGATACGGGCATCCAGGCAACTACCGATGGTTTACGGTATGCCCATGATAAAGGGATTGCAGTGGTGATCATGGAGCCTGTGAAAGGCGGAAGATTGGCCAATCCACCAACAGAAGCTCGCGAGATCATGGCAGCAGCCAGGAATCAACGATCACCGGTCGATTGGGCACTTCAATTCGTCTGGAATCGTCCCGAAGTCTCGGTCGTTCTTAGTGGCATGGGTTCCCAAAAAATGGTTGACGAAAACTGTGCTAGTGCAAACCGTTCAGGAATAGGCAAGCTAAACGAGGATGATTTGGAGGTCATAAACAAGCTCATAGAAGTCTATCGTAAGAGGATTCTCGTTCCATGTACGGCATGTGGGTATTGCATGCCCTGCCCCTCTGGCGTCAATATTCCCCAGAATTTTGCAATATTGAATAACGTTTCCGTTGAGGATAGACGCATTCGTCGGTGGCTTTTGAGAAGAGGCTATGGAAAACTGGCCAGGTCTAAAGAACAACTAAAAGGGGATGAGTCGAATGGGAGTGCTGTCATGTGCGTTCAATGTGGTAAATGCTTGGAAAAGTGTCCACAAGGAATCAACATACCTGAAGAGCTTAAAAAGGTACATGCAATACTGGGAAAGCATAAAAAAATTACTGATTATTATGTATAGGAGCATGTAAGACTTTTTGTCAATTTAACAGATGCAAACAGCAAGGTTTGATTTGGTAAACTAAGAAGGCGTGGTCAGAGTGAAATCTTTGATTTTACGAAGAAAGTCTATTTCAATATTTTTTCTTCTGAATCTACAGCAGTTTTCATTTTTTTAACCTCCAATAATTTATCCAATAATATTCCCTGGAAAACAGACACAAAAACCATAACAAATGTCAAAACTAAAATATATCTTATACCAAAATAAAAAATAGCAATAGGCAATAATTGAATTTTAATGGCTCGGTTATACAAAAAACAAGCAATTAATCCATAACTAAAACCTTTATTCTTTAAATCTGCCATGAGGGGATACCATATATAAATTGGTCCGGAAGATAAAATACCTCCAATAATTACAAAAAGCCATTTTGTAATCCCTTGATTTCCCAAATATTTCATTATGAATTTGGGAGTGATAAGATAATTTGTAAGTGTCATTAAGGCAAAAACAAAAACAAAAATAGGAATAATTTTTAAGATTATATTAGAAAAGAAATTTAAACTGGAAAAAAATAAACTTTTTTTGAAATTAAATACGAGTGCATAAGCTAAGATTACAATTATTAAAAAATACCAAGAAACGGAAATTTGTTTTAGTTTATGTCTATTTTTTATATCCATGCCAAGACTCCTAAAGTTAATACAGTCATTATTGCGACAAGAATCGCAAGTATAAACGAGGTGAAATTCCTAAGAAATGCGAACCTTTTTCCTAAGATTGCCGATTCTGCAGGAAGTTGAACGACTCCTACCGTAACCCAGGCAACTAAAAAAGCAGTAACAGCAACTAAGCTAATTCCTTGCTTTAATAATTCTCCTCCAAAAATATAACTTGTTATTGGGTTTCCTGCCGATATACTTCCTATCAAACTTCCGATAATAGAATCTAGAACAATATTCTTACTAAATATATTAGAATAAAATGATTTCGGGATTATGGTAGAAATTAAGCTTACAAGTAAAATAGTTCCCAAAATTAAAGGAAAAGAGTTCCAAAGAGATTTTGCAGATTTAATAGTTGCAGATTTTATAGTCATATATAGTAGTTACTATATATAAATAGATAGTTGTTGTTATAGATAGCCAATAAAATAACAATTTTTCTATCTATTAAATATTTTCTTTTTTAGCTCATCTTCTATTTGAAGAAATTAATGGGTCCAGTATTAAGTCTAGCTCCGATTAAACTCATTTTTTTATTCACTCGAATCCAAGAAATTTCTGTGCTTCTCTGGACAGGTCTTGTAGACAATATGCCATACCAAAGATGGGGACAAATCCAATTTTTGGGTCCATTGCCGGCAAGATAAGTAGCGTCGTAATGAGGGACAATGCAAAACCAGACAAAGCAGGAAGCAAGTATTTGTTCTCCCATTTCAGATCGGGATTGCTTTTCAATTTTACAAGATATGGAACGCCTGTTCTTGCCAGCACGCCAGCAAATACTGCAAGAAAGACCATCCAACTAAATTCCATTTCTTTACCTCCCTTTTTAATATATTATCCTGATTTATCTCATAAATAGATAAGATTTGCTGTGCTTTCAGTAATTTCAAAAATATTCTCACCTGATTATGATAGGATAGTAGAGGAACAAACAGAAAATTTATTTTTTGGTTTTATTAAATAATTGTTCTGCTGGGCAACCAATCTTCCTTTGTTTGCAGTATTTGCATGCTAATGAGCATCGAATTAGTGCATTCCCGACAAATGTAAGTAGAGCCAAGATTATTATCATTATTAATAAAAACCAGTTAAAATCTATTATTAAAATTACAATACCTACTAATATCGGGATTATAGAGACCATAAAATCCGGAATTACATCTTTCCAAGTGATTTCATATTGAATAAACCTCTTAGAATCCCCTTTCTTAAATAATAAATAACTTAATTTCCCTTTGCCAAAAGCACAATATTTTCCGTAATAATAGCAATTAACACAACTTCTTCTCAAGATTCGTATTTCTGTCCATAGAACATACAGCAAATAAATGACTAACCAAATAGATCCTAATTGATAAATTATAAATGCGCCCATCAAATAAATTGCGATCGAAAAAAAATTTGAAATGATTATTACTCTATGGGGGTAATTTTCATAATATTCTGGATGTTTCATATATTTTTCACTTCTTAATTTTTAGAATTATGGCTTTTTTCTTTGTATTGCTGATTAGCCTGATTAGCATTATAACTAAGATATCGACTAAGATATCGAATTATGCGAAGTTGAAAGCGATCTAACCTTAATATAGCTTGTTGTGCCTAAGTTATTTTCGGCTCGTAAGCGGAGAATTCTCCAAGCACGCAATTATTTTATCTCCTTCTGATATTCGAAGTAAGAATAAACGATCATATAAATCGAAACCGAAATCACTGGCACAAAAACCAAAAATAATACATACTTCGGGAAGAAGGCACCGCAAAGGACAATTATTCCAGCAATCTTAAACAACTTTCCGCCAATTTGATGAGTTTTATCCCATACCTTTTCACTGCTCAAGGTCCAAGGAGTTCTTATTCCGATAAACCAGTTTCTTTTTGCGTTCTTTATCAAAACTCCACAGTAATAAAAGAGTATCCCCAAAGCTGGTGCTAAAAGTCGGGTCATATTAAATCTAATGCCAACATTCCAAAAGACGGTTAGAAGATAAATATAAAACAAAAATATTATCATAAATGCCATAAATCCATCATAATAATCTCTGAATTTCTCGATATTTACTTTCAGTGGATCTATCGTGGGTATTAAGACAAAAAGCAGGAATAGCCCAACCGAAGTGAAAGGCAATAAGAATAATCCCCAGAATTTTGACATATAGTCATCTACCTGACCTTGAGCATTCCAATGGGAAGCCATTCTCTCTGGCATTTGAGGGTAAAGAAAAATGCCGATGGCAAAAGAAAATATGAGAATTCCCAAAATGATTTTTTCAGTTTTTCTCATGTTCGACATTAACCTCCCAATGTTTAATAATATTTCGTTTTTAAAGGAGTGCAAGAGAATCGCGTCCTCAAAGTAAAACACTGAAAAGAATTGAAAGGCGATTTTCCTACATCACAAGATTTCGTAACTCACAAGAGTTCTGTACTGCCCTCGGAATGAATTTATTCAAGAATAAATCAATTTAAGTGAGCAATAAACTATAAAAAAATATTTTTGGATTTTTCGGCTCTGTAGAAAACCTTCCCTCTCAACTCTAGCTTAATGCAAACTCTTATAAAAAGTAAGTATCCCCCGAGTGATAGCAGAAGACCAACAACAGGGGATGGATGTAAGTGTCTACGATAGGTATATTAAGTTTATTGTATTGATACGGCTTGGCAATAACAGGGAACTCAAGGGCTCCCATGTACTCGAACAAGTA from Methanocellales archaeon encodes the following:
- a CDS encoding aldo/keto reductase, producing the protein MQYRKMGSLDWEVSALGFGCMRLPTKRFMPLQVDAGTSIKIIRSGIDQGINYIDTAWPYHFGAGERIVGQALQDGYREKVHLATKLPMFFVRESEDFDSYLERQLEKLQTDYLDIYLFHRMTKGQFEKLKDLQLMDKMIEAKERGKIRYIGFSFHDTLPVFKEVVDYYNWDVVQIQYNYMDTGIQATTDGLRYAHDKGIAVVIMEPVKGGRLANPPTEAREIMAAARNQRSPVDWALQFVWNRPEVSVVLSGMGSQKMVDENCASANRSGIGKLNEDDLEVINKLIEVYRKRILVPCTACGYCMPCPSGVNIPQNFAILNNVSVEDRRIRRWLLRRGYGKLARSKEQLKGDESNGSAVMCVQCGKCLEKCPQGINIPEELKKVHAILGKHKKITDYYV
- a CDS encoding permease, whose translation is MTIKSATIKSAKSLWNSFPLILGTILLVSLISTIIPKSFYSNIFSKNIVLDSIIGSLIGSISAGNPITSYIFGGELLKQGISLVAVTAFLVAWVTVGVVQLPAESAILGKRFAFLRNFTSFILAILVAIMTVLTLGVLAWI
- a CDS encoding SdpI family protein, coding for MRKTEKIILGILIFSFAIGIFLYPQMPERMASHWNAQGQVDDYMSKFWGLFLLPFTSVGLFLLFVLIPTIDPLKVNIEKFRDYYDGFMAFMIIFLFYIYLLTVFWNVGIRFNMTRLLAPALGILFYYCGVLIKNAKRNWFIGIRTPWTLSSEKVWDKTHQIGGKLFKIAGIIVLCGAFFPKYVLFLVFVPVISVSIYMIVYSYFEYQKEIK